In Streptomyces sp. HUAS ZL42, the DNA window GCCCGATCATGAGAGCCCCGAGGAGGGATCGACCATGCTCGCGAAGACCGGTTTCGCCGGTCGGCGCAGGTCCGCCGGACACGGGGCGGCTGCCCGCCGCCGTGGGCAGGCACCCGCCGTCGTCGTCGGCGCCGGCCCCTACGGGCTTGCCACGGCCGCCTGGCTGAGCGCGGCAGGGATCCCACGGCGGGTGTTCGGCGACCCCATGGAGTGCTGGCGCACTCACATGCCCCAGGGCATGTTCTTGAAGTCGGTGCCCGCCGCCTCCAGCATCTCCGCACCGGAGCCCGGCCACCGCCTCGACGACTTCCGTGCGGCCGGGGGGCTGGCACCCGTCGGCGACACGTATGTGATCCCCGTCGGGGAGTTCATCACCTACGGACAGTGGTTCCAGGAGCGCCGAGTGCCCGAGTTGGAACAGCGGAAGGTGCACGCGATCGAGGAGGCGGACGGCCTGTTCGGCGTCACTCTGGACTCCGGGGAGCAGTTCCTCGCCCAGAGCGTGGTGATGGCCACCGGGCAGGTCCCGTTCGCCCGCGAGGTGCCCGAACTGGGCGGCCCGTTTCCGGCCGAACTGGTCTCCCACACAAGTCGGCACCAGGATCTGGCCCGGTTCTCAGGACAGCGGGTCGCCGTCCTCGGAGCGGGGCAGTCGGCGCTGGAGAGTGCCGCGCTGCTGCACGAGGCGGGCGCCCGGCCCACCGTGATCGCCCGCGCCGCGTCCGTCGCGTTCGGTGCTCCCCCGGCCACGGACCACCCGGGCGACCGGCCGCGCGCCGTTCGGCTCGTCAAGCCCGGTTCCGCCCTGGGGCCCGGCTGGTCGCTGCTGGCGTGCAGCCGGGGCGGTGCCGCCTACCGCCATCTGCCCGCGCCCGTGCGGATCCGTCTGCTGCACGACGTGCTCGGGCCGTCCGGCGCCTGGTGGCTGCGGGATCGCGTGGAGGACGTCGTACCACTTCTGTGCTCCCGTACGCTGCGCTCCGCGCGCGTCGAGGACGGCATGGTGCTTGTGGAGTTGGCGGACGCCGAGGGCCGTACGGACGTGCTGCGAGCCGACCACCTGCTGCTGGCCACGGGGTACCGGGTGGAAGTCGACCGGCTCCGGCTGCTGGCGCCCGAACTCCGCCGTGCGATACGGGCCTTCAGCGGCGCACCGCGCCTCTCGTCCGGGTTCGAGTCCTCGGTGCCCGGCCTGTTCTTCACGGGGCTGGCCGCCGCTCCCACCTTCGGCCCCGCCCTGCGATTCGTCGCCGGTACCGGATTCGCCGCTCGCAGGGTGGCCGGCTCGGTCGCGGCCAGGGCCCGGACACGACCATGACGGCACGGGGCGCGGCCCTCGGCGTGCTGTTGCTGATGCTGGTCGCATGCGGCGGCGCCGGCCCCGTTTTGGACACCGCCCCGCCCCGGCCCCCGGCATCGGGGGACTGGCGCCTCGTGTTCCACGACGACTTCGGCGGGAATCGACTCGACAGGAGCCGCTGGACCACCTGTTACGACTGGAACAAGGACGGCTGCACCATCGCCAGCAACAACGAACTCGAGTGGTACCAGCCCGATCAGGTGTCGGTGGCCGGAGGGCACCTCACCCTCACGGCCGAACGCCGCGCCATCCGCGGCAGCGACGGACGGATGCACCCCTGGGTCTCCGGCATGATCTCGACCGGCCGTGACCACTGGTACGCCCAGCCCCGCAGGACATTCACCTACGGCTACTTCGAGGCGGCGATCCGCATCCCGGCGCAGCCCGGCATGCTGCCCCAGTTCTGGATGATGCCCGCCACGCGCTTCACACCGCCCGAGATCGACATCATGGAGTTCTTCGGCGGGACTCGTGAGCTGTCCATGTACGTCCATTGGAAGGACCGGCAGGGCGCCCCGCGCAAACAGCGGGGCACGTACACGGCGACCGGGTTCCCCGAGGACCACCACGTCTTCGCGGTGCTCTGGGAGCCGGACAGACTGGTCTGGTACGTGGACGGCGTGGAGCGGTTCCGGGTGACCGCCCCGCAGCGGATCCCGCACATTCCCA includes these proteins:
- a CDS encoding NAD(P)-binding domain-containing protein — translated: MLAKTGFAGRRRSAGHGAAARRRGQAPAVVVGAGPYGLATAAWLSAAGIPRRVFGDPMECWRTHMPQGMFLKSVPAASSISAPEPGHRLDDFRAAGGLAPVGDTYVIPVGEFITYGQWFQERRVPELEQRKVHAIEEADGLFGVTLDSGEQFLAQSVVMATGQVPFAREVPELGGPFPAELVSHTSRHQDLARFSGQRVAVLGAGQSALESAALLHEAGARPTVIARAASVAFGAPPATDHPGDRPRAVRLVKPGSALGPGWSLLACSRGGAAYRHLPAPVRIRLLHDVLGPSGAWWLRDRVEDVVPLLCSRTLRSARVEDGMVLVELADAEGRTDVLRADHLLLATGYRVEVDRLRLLAPELRRAIRAFSGAPRLSSGFESSVPGLFFTGLAAAPTFGPALRFVAGTGFAARRVAGSVAARARTRP
- a CDS encoding family 16 glycosylhydrolase, with translation MTARGAALGVLLLMLVACGGAGPVLDTAPPRPPASGDWRLVFHDDFGGNRLDRSRWTTCYDWNKDGCTIASNNELEWYQPDQVSVAGGHLTLTAERRAIRGSDGRMHPWVSGMISTGRDHWYAQPRRTFTYGYFEAAIRIPAQPGMLPQFWMMPATRFTPPEIDIMEFFGGTRELSMYVHWKDRQGAPRKQRGTYTATGFPEDHHVFAVLWEPDRLVWYVDGVERFRVTAPQRIPHIPMEVLVNLAVGVPSGPPPSVDTARMLVDWVRVWQH